DNA sequence from the Manihot esculenta cultivar AM560-2 chromosome 11, M.esculenta_v8, whole genome shotgun sequence genome:
ATCTTTTCAAGTTTACAAAATAAGAGATAATACCAGTAGGTTGCTTTGGCAACTTGACAATCTCTTTAATATTTAAGTATTTTGACAACTTGAGAtaaaaaagaaaggagaaaagattaaaaaaatgaaaaaaaaaaaagaaaagaaaagaagatgatAGAGGataaggaaagaaaaaagaaaaattagagaaatgataaataatttattgagaaGATAAAAATGAAGGTAAATGATAGAAAGTAGAAAATGATTgagaatgaaagaaaatgaaagataaATTAAGAGAACGAGGAAATTAGGGAAGTGATAAATaatttagaaagaaaaaaataaaataaaaaggatgaaagagatgagagaaaaagagaaagaaattaaatgaatgaaatgataaaataataaaaaaaaagatgtgtaaatatataaatacatcAATCAATTAATAAGCGTAGTAGTAGCGgttttaatttgttattaaatttaaataaaaaatatgaatttttaaaattaaaaatataatatttttttttataaaaagtttagTATTTTTTTGGATTAATAAAGGATTTAGATTCTGTATATTTTTCGAAATTaacttatttgaaatttaaaaaaataatttatttttttcattttaaaagtaaaatatatttattttattttatttttattttaaaagtaaaatatattaacaaatttatattagGAGGTGTCAATAAAATTGTCAAAagtataaaatgattttttatttaaaaaaattattttacttaaaattatttttatttaaaaaaaattattttatttacaatgatttaattttttaattaaaataatatttttcgctaattgattttttaaatgttataaacataaaaaaatataaaaatattttataaaaaaaaatattaataacaaatttaaattgaaaagagAAAAGGTGGGATTCCAAGAATGAAAAGCAGTATTTATTTCTTCAAACTCCACTAATTTTGAAATCAATCTCTTGGTAACGAATTTAATAACAagttaaatttattactaaattaaaaagaaaaactctCACTTCTAATTTAGTGAGAGATAGAAGTCcttaaatttagtaaaattaattaattaatttattaatttaaaaaatttattaaaatatttttaaaatattaaaaaatttactaatcagctatttattaattttaaatattaaatgttaatatgaataaaattcattaattaatctcttaaatttataaatattaaattaattagttcatcattttagactttttttttgatattttataattaaaattaatgaaataattaattaatagattttttaatttttttaaaaatttttaatatatttataaattaaaaaaattaattaatgagtttcattaaatttaaaaaattaaaaaataatttttttaaataaaaataagaaaaaaaacatGGCAATTGGCACAAGAGGATAAATAGGTAGGTTGACAATATGTCTAAAAGTACATAACGAATCTAAGAGAATAGACAGCGTATCATTGgctgaaaatttaaattttatccaaaataatttaaatgtgagtttatttttaatattaactctttattttttatatatcttttaaattttcaaaaatttaattgtcttaatatttatttattaattttttgttgAACTAAAAACAtcatttcaaaatataaatgtacaaaatctaaagtttttttttctttaatttctcttatatattaattttttgttgAACTAAAAACAtcatttcaaaatataaatgtacaaaatctaaagttttttttctttaatttctcttatataataaataataaaaaattattacttagtttgaaaattcattaattagtattttaatacataaaaatatattaaaatatttttaatatttaaaaaatttactatttaatccatttgttaattttaattattaaatataataaaaaaattttaaaatgtctttaatataaataaattaatcaatagacattttaaaaattaaaaaaattaattaataaattttttaatattaaaatatttaataaataaaattaataaaaaaataattattttttttaaatattatagatattttaatatattttttaaaattaaataattaattaataaatttttttatatcataaaaattaaataatattttttcaaaaaataagaaaattaagtatataataaaaaaaagtaagagAAAGAAAGACATGTTTCTCAACTTTTTATATTTCCAAATTGATGAGAAAGGAgtgttatatttattaaaatattaaatattctaTTTTCTTTCCAAACCTTTTTCTTAGAATTTGAACAgtgctttatttttatttttatatttattaaaaaatatttttaaaattaaaaaacaaaaaactgaaAATCACTTATTTGATTATTGCTACATAttctattaaataattatatttctttataatttttatcagattattattaataatttaaaaattttatttttagcaattaaaattatttttaaatatatattcattcaattaatttataaaatatatttttattttattttcgtaagaaattttttatttaatttttatattataaaaaatttattaattatcttcttaattttaaaaaatttaattaatccttttattagctttaatttttaaatattttactatttaatcctatgatatgaataaaaattatttattaattttttagtttataaaaatatttattaattatttcttcCGTATAGAAGCATTTTAAGCTCTTTtgtaagaaaaatttattattttgtaaaatttattagtttattttttaatttttaaaaatatattaaaacatttttaaagtattaaaaatatactaattagttattttattagtttagcAGTTAATTgtattactatttattttatatgataagaaaaaatttattaattgattattcgattttataaaaatttttacgaattaatctttttatattgagagtattttaattttttttataatacttaatagttaaaattaatagtataattaattagtaatttttttaaatgttaaatatattttaatatattttttaaaatcaattgattaaataattattttttatttttataatactttaatagttaaaattaataaaaagattaattattaaaattttaaaaatattttcatatatttttaaaattgataaactaactaataaattttatttattatgaaaattaaatagtaattttttattataatatcatatattttataaaaataatttgatttacttttatatataattatttatatcatatttaaaaaaaaatttattacttactTTTATATAACCcggtataaatttatttttatgcaaataatttttaaaaaacagattttgaaaaataaataataaaaattgaaaactatttttagttttaaaaaataaaaaataaaaatcgtaCAATGTTACTAAACTACCCTCAAAAGTTCTCTTTAAAACGTTTTCTTTTTAACTTAggagagtataatatttttaatttaatagtttttttttttctaataatctatccaacaaattaaatttttattctttgcttTCCTCTTGGatttattctatttttgttTCTCAGCATTTCTTCCCTACATTCCTCCCCCACGGTTAAGCTTACaaattttctctctttcttttgcgTGCGTGTCAAAGGACAGAGGGTTAACTTTTACGTAAATTTCTGACAAAAAAAAGGGGGAAATTTTACGTAAATTACGTATGAGAACAAAAAATAACTATGAGGTGAGTGCGGAAAAGCACAGGCAGACACTGAAAAGTGAAAACCCTAAAGAAGCTCTTTGACTTGTCTGACTGTTTTGTGAGAGAAGGGAAACAGTGGGAGAGAAAACAGGATTTTCAATCCAATCCACCGTCACCATCAATCTTCTTCTCCAGGTATTATTCTTTGATGGGTTTTTGTTGATTCTTTTCCATCTCTTTCACTTCTCTGATTTGTCCCCATCATTCTTTCAGCTCTTGACTTTCTCTCTGTTATGATCTACTtagctttctttctttctttctgttCTGCTAGTTGAAACTTATCTCTCTAATTTATGtgctttgtaatttttttaatgaattcaatttgattaagaAGATCAAAGTGCGAGAGGCTTTAAGATTTTGTTAGAAAATACTTTATTTGCAGACTTTGAAATGTTCAATGATGAGGGTCTTGATATGTAACATGATCTCTAGTTAGTTGAATCTCTGGACCTTCTAAGTTCAATATTTAATCTGATGTCAtattaaaccaaaaaaaaaggCCTTTGTTAGCGTTGATGGCTTCGATTGGATTAGGCTTTAGTTTTTGATCAGGAAGCAATATTTTGGGTCAATCAGTTTATGAAAAATGCAGGTAGATAAGTACTAAAACCAATCTTGGATGCAGGCTCTTTCAGGATAAGATGCTGGTCTGTGGAACCAGATATTCTGGTTTCCATCCCAAGTGGAGTCATTAGTCACTAATTTGACTTCGCTGGTTCAAAAAAGAGGGTAAAAGATCTACACAAGAAACTATCAACTCAGCACCCTGCCCTTCCTGACAGCCCTAGTTATAACTTTTGTAATTGTCCCGGTGCCAATTTGTGAATAGGGTGCTTGGAATCTCTTAACCAACAAATATTTTACATTGAACATTAAAATTGTGAAGTGTTCTGATGGGATTGTCAAAATAAAATGAAGACTAGTAGACCATAGAATAGCATTTGAGAAATCTATGCAAGCTTTAATGTGATAGCCCTTGTGAAATGGAATTTCAGTGAGTTTTGAAATGCTGCGAACTCAGCTGTTCTAGAATACAGATTTGAAACAATCTGCCTCACAAAGGTATTAGTGTTACTAATAATTCCAACTTGTGTAATATATTTTCTCGTAGCAGTCCGGTGGCTAAGACCACCATAATGATTTAACAATCATAATGTTGTTATGCCATTTGAATTGTAAAATGTTGTCTAGCACTCTAGCTCATTTGTGCACAGCTCAAATGCTTAAAAGATAAGGCATATACTTTGTTGGGTGGATCTTATTTCTAGTTTTAGAAATGTATTATGTGCCTTGACATCCATGTGGAAGTTTTCACTTGTCCCTTTGATTTACTGTCTTAATATTTTGAGAGTTGTCATTGTTTATTGTCACTAGATGTCAGATTAGACTTGGTTCCTTCAATAGTTTTTTGTTTGCTCCACCTGTATTTCTATTCGATGCCATATCTTACCTTGTTCAAGCAATAGAATTGTTAGAAGTTGAGCAGGTTTCAGCTTTGCCTGTACCATGAACAATTTATTGATTTGCATATGTACTGATTTTGTTGCCCGCTTTTGTTGTCAAATCTTTTCAAATACTTGAGATAAAACCGTAAAAGTAATAAACATcctcaataattaattttcttttcacaTTTATTTGTTCATAATTTTGTTATATGAAATACATATCATATAATCTTTGTAAGGCGGGAATATGTAAATAGGTAAACGAGTGTGTCTCGTTATCCCTATTACTTGGATTTCTACCAAATGCAAACATACACATTACATTGATTATAACTTTGTATGCGAAGTTCTCTCAGTTTTGGAAAAGAATATAatgatttataaaattcaagATGTTAAAAGTTGCTTTTGTGTATCTTTTATTTGACTACTTAATTGACCCTACAAAAGTTGCTTTTGTGGGGTACATCTTTCTGGTGTCTTTCTTTTCTCAGAATGGATCAGATAAGAATATTGAGATATGGAAAATCAAAAAGTTGATCAAGGCATTGGAATCAGCAAGGGGTAATGGTACAAGCATGATATCTCTTATTATGCCTCCTCGTGATCAAATATCTCGGGTCACAAAGATGCTGGGTGATGAATTTGGAACTGCTTCAAACATTAAAAGTAGGGTCAACCGTCAGTCAGTATTGGCTGCCATTACATCTGCTCAGCAGAGGCTGAAACTTTATAACAAGGTTCCTCCCAATGGGTTGGTGCTTTATACTGGAACAGTTGTTACTGAAGATGGGAAGGAAAAGAAGGTAACTATTGATTTCGAGCCTTTCAAACCTATCAATGCATCACTTTACCTTTGCGACAACAAGTTTCACACAGAAGCACTCAATGAACTCTTAGAATCTGACGACAAGTTTGGTTTTATTGTAATGGATGGGAATGGCACTCTTTTTGGAACATTAAGTGGTAACACACGAGAAGTACTTCATAAATTTACTGTTGATTTGCCAAAGAAGCATGGGAGAGGAGGACAGTCTGCCCTTCGTTTTGCTCGACTTCGAATGGAAAAACGACACAACTATGTTAGGAAAACTGCAGAGCTAGCCACGCAGTTCTTCATCAATCCTGCTACCAGCCACGCAGTTCTTCATCACTTAAGCAACAATTGATATTTTATTggcaataataaaattaaatgaattctaTCTATCTTGAATTTATAAGAGATTATAAAAggcatatttatttatatattgtttTGATTTATGGTAAaccgaattaaaatatttatttatatattctcattcttttataaaagtaaagttatttttattttttattcgacTCAAATTACAGTAAATCTTtcgataataaaaaataaattagtattgaaaaataaaatttattaattataaaaataatttaataataaaataatatgcgTGACTAATATATTAGTAAAgagaatataaattttattacttttaactatatcatttatattttttcaattgaaaaaataaataagtttatGTTTACTAGGGTACACAAATTGTCTTGGATACGATTAGAAAGCAGTAACAAGTAATGCAATTATGTTAcccttatttaaaatcaaagattttgtaaaaatttaattcaattttttttattaatttttttatttgaaatggagcactcaattttttaattaaaaaaagtattttaaaataaaaaaattaggcattattttataaaaattcatttaattttattttttataaaataaatatgccAAATAAAATGTTGTGATTATGAAAATTCGATATTCTATTTTCAgcaaataataaatgattaaagaGATCTTTATTGTTGTGCAAGTTTTGGGgcaatatttaatatgatttaatttctctatattattaaaaataatatattattatcactaatcggttcggttcgattttttcaatttttttctgatcaaaatcaaaccgaatcgaaataattaaaatttctaaaattaaaaatcaaaccgaactgaatttaataaaaaatcgaaccgaatttttaaattaatccgattcgatcgattttttcgatttaaaccgaatactgctcacccttaTTTACAGACTTAATTTAGTGGTAAGtatttaaaattctattaaGTTAATATTCTGATATGAATAATATATTAGAATTCTACCAAGAATTATAAGGTGTTTGAATAATTAACATGATTTGAATTATTGAGATccgtatttaatatattttaatatctatattttttttgaaaaatgttaaataataattttaaatttagaataataaaatattaactctatattttatttattaaaaatttaattattataattaatataataaaaaatacgtGATTAGcagtataattaaatataaaaataaaagatatttacCTTAAGAATTGTTGTTTTTAAAATTCGTTGCTTTAAAGGAGGGAAAAaggcccaaaaaaaaaaaaaaatgttatccTTGTTTGTTTTCATAGCCTCACAAGATCTCATTCACCCTTTGAAACTCCTCATTATGCTCAAAGCGCTAATGACAAGTTGTAGGTAGAATTCCTGAATCCATGCAGAGTAATAGATAAAGATGCGTAAAAGTAGCGGATTCgatttgttattaaatttaaatgaaaaatatggatttttaaaaaataaaaatatgatattgttttataaaaagttcagtattttttagattaataaaAGGATTTAGGCTTtgtatattttttgaaattaatttatatttaaaaaatatttttttatagaaaatattttttaaaaaataatttattttttattattttaattttaattttaaaagtaaaatatattaaatttattttttattgtttgattttaattttacaaataaatatattaataaatttatatagaaaggtgtaaataaaattgtcaaaaaaatataaaatgactttctattttttttaaaaaattattttatttaaaatgatttaattttttaattaaaataatatttttcgtcaactatttttttttaaatattataaatataaaactttgaaaaatattttatgtaaaaaaaagtattaataacaaatttaaattgaaaagggAAAAGGTGGGATTCCAAGAATGAAAAGCAGTATTTATTTCTTCAAACTCCACTAATTTTGAAATCAATCACTAATTCCTGGATCAGTAACGAATTTAATAACAacttaaatttattactaaattaaaaagaaaaacttcAAATTCTGATATAGTAATGGATAGAAGGCATTAAATTTTAGTAACGAGTTTCAATTCATTACTAAATCtgcaattaatttaataaaaaatttaaaattcattattaattttataaataattttattttttaaaattaaaatatgaattttaaaatttattatgaatttattactaattagtaataaatttgaatttgtatttaaaatttatcactATTCCTATagatttttatagttttatctTTATATCCACAATCCTGTTACCGTGGAGTGAGGGATCAGTGATTTGCTATCAGTTTCATCTGTAATAGGTTTTCCTTTAGAAGTTCGGTGACTTGGTAGTCCAATAATAAAaagaacaaataattatttaattttttaaatttagtaaaatttattaatttaaaaaattcgttttattaaattagctttctattaactttaaatattaagtattaatataaataaaatttattagttaattttttaattttttaaaaattaaattaattagtctattattttaatttttttgatagaTAGAAATTCAATTTCATTAGTTTGATTCTTGTTTTTCTTCTCAAGAACAAACCCAacattatttcaaaaaataaaataaattagtttaatgCTTAATCTTAtctattttttcattattttttatatatcttttaaattttcaaaaatttaattgtcttaatatttatttattaattttttatttaactaaagacattattttaaaatataaatgtgcaaaatctaaagtttaattttttaatttcacttatataataaaatataaaaaaattattatttagtttctataatatataaaaattcattaatgtaaaaaatatattaaaacatctttaatattcaaaaatttactatttaattttttaattaattttaattattaaatatagtaaaaaatctaaaattctcttaataaaaaaaattaatcagtaaatattttaaaaattaaaaaaattaattaataaattttttaaaataataaaaattaaatattaaaatacttaacagataaaattaataaaagaattaattaatttttttttacgtaatggatattttaatatattttttaaaattaaatgattaattaataaatttctttaaataaaaattaaataataatttttctaaaaaacaaGTGCATTAAGtatataataaaagaaataagagaAAGAAAGACACGTTTCtcaactttttatattttccaAATTGATGAGAAAGGAgtgttatatttattaaaatatttaaatattctatTTCCAAACCTTTTTGTTAGAATTTGTATAgtgctttatttttatttttattatttataaaaaatatttttaaaattaaaaaaaaaacccacgAATATTTGATTGTTACATATTCTAttaaatcattatttttttataatcattatcagattattattattaataatttcaaaagtttattttatcgactaaaattatttttaaatatatatctatttaattaatttataaaatatttttttattttattatcgtaaaaaaattatttaatttttatattataaaaattcatcaattatttttttaattttaaaaaatacattaaatttttaataaatctattaattaatctctctattagttttaatttttaaatattttactatttaattctataatataaaaaattgattttttatttttgtaaaaatatttatttattaattattcttttaagtattaaagtattttaaattttttgtaaaaaaaatttattacttgatTCATATTATAtggtaaaatttattagtttattttttaatttttaaaatatattaaaatatttctaaagtattaaaaatttattaattaattttttattattttaaccattactatttaatttatgtaataaaaaaattattagcggatgactcaattttataaaaacatttgttaattaatttttttacattgaggatattttaaattttttttataatacttaataattaaaattaatagtcgatagattttttaaatgtaaatacGTTATgatatatcttttaaaattaaatgattaattaataaacttcatataatatataattaaataattatttttatttttacaatatt
Encoded proteins:
- the LOC122725177 gene encoding eukaryotic peptide chain release factor subunit 1-3-like; its protein translation is MISLIMPPRDQISRVTKMLGDEFGTASNIKSRVNRQSVLAAITSAQQRLKLYNKVPPNGLVLYTGTVVTEDGKEKKVTIDFEPFKPINASLYLCDNKFHTEALNELLESDDKFGFIVMDGNGTLFGTLSGNTREVLHKFTVDLPKKHGRGGQSALRFARLRMEKRHNYVRKTAELATQFFINPATSHAVLHHLSNN